A stretch of Desulfobacter hydrogenophilus DNA encodes these proteins:
- the hrpB gene encoding ATP-dependent helicase HrpB, with product MTRHFENGLSLLPGKVKNRPGISDLPVVSVLGQVNKALEKKAYALLAAPPGAGKTTLVPLGLMNRPWLKNKKIIMLEPRRLAARACAAHMAELLGETVGQRIGYQVRMEKCIGPQTQVQILTEGILTRRLQSDPGLEGVGLVIFDEFHERHIHGDLALALSLDAAEGFAQDLRIAIMSATMETQALSDLLGNAPVISSQGKAWPVETIYMDPHHQKGASGSRPGWAGILPTCLNTVVKAMTCHDGDILVFLPGAAAIRRLAEKLNEKFKQDPAVKVISLFGSLSFKDQKTAIEPAVAGNRKIVLATPIAETSLTIQGIRVVVDAGLVNRPEFSPGRGMTRLETRPVSKASADQRRGRAGRTAPGICYRLWPQYVHQGLVPFNRPEILNADLAHLVLELSLWGVRDPSELKWLDIPSTPAVAAAKGLLISLGALDHGGAITTHGREMLVAGIHPRLAHMILRAKEMGQGFLGCCLSALVEEKDIVSFEYGRRDPDIVLRLERLAKLSQPKNQKRAFPHRERALSILAQARRLAGLFNIQGRGMDMNAAGRLLAQAFPDRVAVRRSAGSLSFLTAKGNGVFFDTENTLSNRDFIVAVDVDGQAKNARIFLAAGLDRADLKNDFSTDLETQDVVDWDQGTGSVKAIRQTLFGRIVVSQKPLPAPNPEAVKSAMIRGIRQNGLQTLDWQKKTMNFRHRVVFLKTLAKARPDFARLPDVGDKTLTDTLTDWLGPFLSGVPSAAGLKRVDLDAAIKALFTWDQLKMVDRHAPTHIRVPSGSSVPIRYADKNGPLDSPVLGVRIQEIFGMAATPVIAAGQVPLTLHLLSPASRPVQITTDLGHFWAHTYQEVKKDLMGRYPKHYWPQNPHTAQATARAKPKSLSSVPKR from the coding sequence ATGACCCGCCATTTTGAAAACGGCCTTTCCTTACTGCCCGGCAAGGTAAAGAATCGCCCCGGCATTTCAGACCTTCCTGTGGTGTCGGTGCTGGGGCAGGTGAATAAAGCCCTGGAAAAGAAAGCTTATGCCCTGCTTGCAGCCCCGCCGGGCGCAGGAAAGACCACCCTTGTGCCCTTAGGCCTTATGAACCGTCCCTGGTTGAAAAATAAAAAAATCATCATGCTGGAACCCCGACGGCTGGCTGCCCGGGCCTGCGCCGCCCATATGGCCGAACTTCTTGGGGAAACTGTGGGTCAACGTATCGGATACCAGGTCCGCATGGAAAAATGCATTGGCCCCCAAACCCAGGTGCAAATTCTCACCGAGGGGATTCTCACCCGCAGGCTCCAGTCTGATCCGGGACTGGAAGGCGTGGGGCTTGTTATTTTTGACGAATTCCATGAACGCCATATCCATGGGGATCTGGCTCTGGCCCTAAGCCTTGATGCGGCTGAAGGCTTTGCCCAAGACCTGCGCATTGCCATCATGTCCGCCACCATGGAGACCCAGGCGTTGTCCGATCTTTTGGGAAATGCCCCGGTTATTTCATCCCAGGGCAAAGCCTGGCCTGTGGAAACCATATATATGGATCCGCACCATCAAAAGGGCGCATCTGGTTCCAGGCCGGGATGGGCCGGGATTCTGCCAACCTGTCTGAATACCGTGGTTAAGGCCATGACCTGCCATGACGGAGATATTCTGGTATTCCTGCCCGGTGCCGCAGCCATCCGGCGACTTGCCGAAAAACTGAATGAAAAATTTAAACAGGACCCAGCTGTAAAAGTAATCTCTTTGTTCGGTAGTCTCTCTTTCAAAGACCAGAAAACCGCCATTGAGCCGGCTGTAGCAGGAAACAGAAAAATCGTTCTGGCCACACCCATTGCAGAGACATCCCTGACCATCCAGGGTATCCGGGTGGTGGTGGATGCAGGTTTAGTCAACCGACCTGAATTCTCACCGGGCCGGGGCATGACCCGGCTTGAAACCCGGCCGGTGTCCAAAGCATCTGCAGACCAGCGCCGGGGCCGGGCCGGCCGCACCGCTCCGGGCATCTGCTACCGATTGTGGCCCCAATATGTGCACCAGGGTCTTGTGCCGTTCAACCGTCCGGAAATCCTCAACGCGGATCTGGCCCACCTGGTCCTTGAACTCTCCCTTTGGGGGGTGCGTGATCCGTCCGAGCTCAAGTGGCTGGACATCCCGTCCACGCCGGCGGTTGCAGCGGCAAAAGGTCTGCTTATTTCCCTGGGCGCCCTGGACCATGGGGGCGCAATCACTACCCATGGCCGGGAGATGCTGGTTGCGGGCATCCATCCCAGGCTGGCTCATATGATTCTTCGGGCCAAAGAGATGGGACAAGGCTTTTTAGGGTGCTGTCTGAGTGCATTGGTTGAAGAAAAGGATATCGTTTCCTTTGAATATGGACGCCGGGACCCCGATATCGTACTGCGCCTGGAGAGACTGGCCAAACTATCCCAACCCAAAAACCAGAAAAGAGCTTTCCCCCACCGGGAACGGGCATTGTCCATCCTGGCCCAGGCCCGGCGTCTTGCCGGCCTGTTTAATATTCAAGGCCGGGGCATGGATATGAATGCGGCCGGAAGACTTCTGGCCCAGGCTTTTCCGGACCGGGTCGCGGTCAGACGCAGTGCCGGATCTTTATCCTTTCTTACGGCCAAAGGCAATGGTGTGTTCTTTGACACGGAAAATACCTTATCTAACCGCGACTTTATCGTGGCCGTTGACGTGGACGGCCAGGCAAAAAATGCGCGTATTTTTCTGGCTGCGGGTCTGGACCGGGCAGATTTGAAAAATGATTTTTCAACGGATCTGGAAACGCAGGATGTCGTGGACTGGGACCAAGGGACCGGTTCCGTAAAGGCGATCAGACAAACCCTTTTTGGCCGGATTGTCGTCAGCCAGAAGCCGTTACCCGCACCGAACCCGGAAGCGGTGAAATCCGCCATGATCCGGGGGATCAGGCAAAACGGTCTTCAAACACTTGACTGGCAGAAAAAAACCATGAATTTCAGGCACAGGGTTGTTTTTCTAAAGACGCTTGCCAAGGCCAGACCGGATTTTGCCCGGTTGCCCGATGTGGGGGATAAGACGCTGACAGATACCTTAACAGACTGGCTTGGCCCCTTTCTTTCCGGGGTGCCTTCTGCTGCCGGACTCAAGCGCGTGGACCTGGATGCCGCAATAAAAGCGCTTTTTACCTGGGATCAGTTAAAAATGGTGGACCGGCACGCCCCCACCCATATCCGGGTGCCGTCCGGATCTTCCGTCCCCATCCGATATGCGGACAAAAACGGGCCGTTGGATTCTCCGGTGCTTGGGGTCAGAATCCAGGAAATATTCGGCATGGCCGCCACCCCTGTCATTGCCGCAGGCCAGGTGCCCTTGACCCTTCACCTGCTCTCGCCTGCATCCCGGCCGGTTCAGATCACAACCGACCTGGGTCATTTCTGGGCCCATACCTACCAGGAGGTGAAAAAGGATCTCATGGGGCGCTATCCCAAGCATTACTGGCCCCAAAATCCGCATACGGCCCAGGCTACGGCCAGGGCCAAACCCAAAAGCCTAAGTAGCGTTCCAAAAAGATGA
- a CDS encoding tautomerase — protein sequence MPHLQFEINKQVENSVKNTFANEIRAAFAEIMDTGTDHIAISIREYSKYNLTIGRAKPEDDICLMNLDIREGRTIKQRRELALRYMNIVKNNFNVETKNQYITFTQHPGEDFHLVEKYLASWETGEDPLAD from the coding sequence ATGCCACACTTACAATTTGAAATTAATAAACAGGTTGAAAATAGCGTTAAAAATACGTTTGCTAATGAAATACGTGCCGCCTTTGCTGAAATAATGGATACTGGAACTGACCATATCGCCATATCAATCAGAGAATACAGTAAATACAATTTAACGATCGGTCGGGCCAAGCCGGAAGATGACATTTGTCTAATGAATCTTGATATCAGGGAAGGCCGTACCATAAAACAACGAAGAGAACTGGCACTTCGATATATGAATATTGTCAAAAATAATTTTAATGTAGAAACTAAAAATCAATATATCACCTTCACCCAGCATCCTGGTGAAGATTTTCATCTGGTTGAAAAGTATTTAGCCAGCTGGGAGACTGGTGAAGACCCCTTGGCCGATTAA